A genomic region of Deltaproteobacteria bacterium contains the following coding sequences:
- a CDS encoding acylphosphatase, whose translation MKLIRAHVVVSGLVQGVFFRANTVKAAKANHVHGWVRNLPDGTVEAVFEGPEDAVQKTVKWCEEGPPSARVDKVDVAIGEYSGDFDSFDIKYGI comes from the coding sequence ATGAAGCTCATACGAGCTCACGTCGTAGTAAGCGGCCTTGTGCAAGGGGTGTTTTTCAGGGCCAATACCGTAAAGGCCGCCAAGGCCAATCACGTGCACGGCTGGGTAAGGAACCTCCCCGACGGCACGGTCGAGGCGGTATTCGAGGGCCCGGAAGACGCGGTTCAAAAGACCGTCAAATGGTGCGAGGAAGGGCCTCCTTCGGCAAGGGTCGATAAGGTCGACGTCGCCATCGGCGAGTATTCTGGCGACTTCGATTCCTTTGACATAAAATACGGAATATAG
- the trmFO gene encoding methylenetetrahydrofolate--tRNA-(uracil(54)-C(5))-methyltransferase (FADH(2)-oxidizing) TrmFO, whose translation MEEDVLIIGGGLAGCEAAALLSRAGVKARLVEMKPVRFSEAHKMDGLAELVCSNSLKSESMENASGVLKAELRAMGSILMEAADRTRVAAGKALAVDRRLFSEFVTARLDTLGVNVTRREVTGLPVKRPLIIATGPLTSPPMAEVIEELTGKGSLYFYDAIAPIVYGESIDFSSAFMGSRYGKGGDDYVNCPLTKDEYYLFVKELTAARTAPVREFEEKKFFESCMPVEVMAMRGVDTLAFGPMRPTGFVDPQSGKRPYALVQLRREDKGGALYNAVGFQTRLTNSEQKRVFSFIPALKNAEFARYGSMHRNTFIDSPRLLTPSLELKDNTGIFFAGQITGVEGYVESAASGIAAGIGALMRLRGSEPQPFPGKTLTGALMSYVTDDEKKDFQPMNANFGLLSANAIRREEAGVAAVRAVEEYRKFLQL comes from the coding sequence ATGGAAGAAGATGTTCTTATCATAGGTGGCGGGCTTGCCGGGTGCGAGGCTGCGGCGCTGCTTTCGAGAGCAGGGGTAAAGGCGCGCCTCGTGGAGATGAAGCCTGTGAGGTTCTCAGAGGCCCACAAGATGGACGGCCTTGCCGAGCTTGTCTGCAGTAATTCTCTTAAGTCCGAGAGCATGGAAAATGCCTCCGGCGTTTTGAAGGCAGAGTTGAGGGCAATGGGCTCCATTCTCATGGAGGCTGCCGATAGAACACGGGTTGCCGCAGGAAAGGCCCTTGCCGTTGATAGAAGGCTTTTTTCAGAGTTTGTCACCGCCCGCCTCGATACCCTTGGCGTAAACGTCACCAGGCGCGAGGTAACCGGTCTTCCTGTAAAACGGCCGCTTATCATAGCCACAGGGCCGCTTACATCGCCTCCGATGGCAGAGGTCATAGAGGAGCTTACGGGCAAGGGCTCGCTTTATTTCTACGATGCCATAGCGCCGATAGTGTATGGCGAGTCCATAGATTTTTCTTCCGCCTTCATGGGCTCGCGCTACGGCAAGGGCGGGGACGATTACGTAAACTGCCCGCTTACAAAGGACGAGTACTATCTTTTCGTAAAAGAGCTCACTGCTGCCAGGACGGCGCCCGTAAGGGAGTTTGAGGAGAAAAAGTTTTTCGAGTCCTGCATGCCCGTTGAGGTAATGGCGATGCGCGGTGTCGATACACTTGCGTTCGGGCCCATGCGGCCAACCGGGTTTGTCGACCCGCAGAGCGGCAAGCGCCCATATGCGCTTGTGCAGCTTAGAAGGGAGGATAAGGGCGGGGCATTGTATAATGCCGTCGGCTTCCAGACGCGCCTTACTAACAGTGAACAGAAGCGCGTATTTTCGTTTATCCCGGCGTTAAAGAACGCTGAGTTCGCGCGCTACGGCAGCATGCACAGGAATACGTTTATAGATTCGCCGCGCCTTCTTACTCCGTCTCTTGAGCTTAAGGATAATACCGGCATATTTTTTGCCGGACAGATAACCGGGGTTGAGGGGTACGTTGAGAGCGCGGCAAGCGGCATTGCGGCAGGCATAGGCGCGCTTATGCGGCTAAGGGGCAGTGAGCCGCAGCCGTTTCCAGGAAAAACTCTGACAGGCGCGCTAATGTCGTATGTCACGGATGACGAAAAAAAGGATTTTCAGCCCATGAACGCCAACTTCGGCCTTCTCTCGGCCAATGCCATAAGGCGCGAGGAGGCCGGAGTTGCAGCCGTTCGGGCAGTTGAGGAATACAGAAAATTCTTGCAACTTTAG
- a CDS encoding HEAT repeat domain-containing protein encodes MEARKQVLISALKDPDPTVKHAAAEALEKLELRTKFPALERLIGSGEKIEKLRAIYALAGMRGPSVSTLLARALKDDIEDVRAAAVRTLADLSDRAVLPQLVEALKDPSVIVEREVIDALMRFTEPQLVGPYIHMLKSKDTGVIERAIDALAVYGDKKAEEAMVFYATKGTVSMKCKAIRALGMMEP; translated from the coding sequence ATGGAAGCAAGAAAACAGGTGTTAATAAGCGCTTTAAAGGACCCTGATCCTACGGTAAAGCACGCGGCTGCCGAGGCCCTTGAGAAGCTCGAGCTTCGGACAAAGTTCCCGGCGCTTGAGCGTTTGATAGGCAGCGGTGAAAAGATAGAAAAGCTTCGCGCCATATACGCGCTTGCCGGGATGAGGGGGCCAAGCGTTTCAACGCTTCTGGCAAGGGCCCTTAAGGACGATATCGAGGACGTTCGGGCTGCTGCCGTAAGAACGCTTGCCGATTTAAGCGACCGCGCCGTGCTGCCGCAGCTTGTCGAGGCGCTAAAGGACCCAAGCGTCATAGTTGAAAGAGAAGTAATAGACGCGCTCATGCGCTTTACCGAGCCGCAGCTTGTCGGCCCATACATACATATGTTAAAGAGCAAGGATACAGGCGTAATAGAGAGGGCCATAGACGCCCTTGCCGTTTACGGCGATAAGAAGGCCGAGGAGGCCATGGTCTTTTATGCTACTAAGGGCACGGTAAGCATGAAGTGCAAGGCCATACGGGCCCTAGGGATGATGGAGCCATAG
- a CDS encoding HD-GYP domain-containing protein: MPIDINENILRSINGALQSRKLYPAGHPSMMAPARKSAQLVAEALKTSSKFIIGVVEESLVCDEVPIEDAEDNFPDLWACINKRSIEAIIFEKGVTDKEMSAIFDILSEEGPLSPGDIPRELKNKGIMHITIKSFEKRNIIEVYNDAIEVVKNVMGEIRLGKIPKSEPVKKVVNDLSELVLSDTNAMIGLTMIKNYDDYLYNHSVNVSILSLSLGKQMKLKTEDLHTLGVAGLLHDVGKTGVSEDIIKKPGGLSSEEWEKVKEHPVLGANITKRMDGLNDTICRIIFEHHVRYDKTGYPKVENAVHPLSIIVCVADAYDALTTLRVYQKPYQPVEAIKILKGLSGKHFDPATILAFENMIGMYPVGTLVRLSTNEVGIVTKVNNAAFDKPTIKIMYSADGSELPMPKETDLSENAHAALSIVSQVDPLARNVDAGAFVAKEAAGA, encoded by the coding sequence ATGCCAATCGACATAAACGAAAACATACTTAGAAGCATCAACGGCGCGCTCCAGAGCCGAAAACTCTACCCCGCAGGACACCCATCGATGATGGCGCCGGCGAGGAAATCGGCGCAGCTCGTGGCAGAGGCCCTCAAGACGTCGAGTAAATTCATAATAGGCGTGGTCGAAGAATCGCTTGTGTGCGACGAAGTGCCCATCGAGGACGCAGAAGATAACTTCCCTGACCTCTGGGCCTGCATAAACAAGAGAAGCATAGAGGCAATCATATTCGAAAAGGGCGTTACGGACAAGGAAATGAGCGCCATCTTCGACATACTCTCCGAAGAAGGGCCGCTTAGCCCGGGCGACATCCCCAGGGAATTAAAGAACAAGGGGATAATGCACATTACCATAAAGTCCTTCGAAAAGCGCAACATCATCGAGGTCTACAACGACGCCATCGAGGTCGTAAAGAACGTCATGGGCGAGATACGCCTTGGCAAGATCCCGAAGTCCGAGCCGGTTAAAAAAGTCGTAAACGACCTCTCGGAACTGGTTCTCTCCGACACGAACGCCATGATAGGGCTTACGATGATAAAGAACTACGACGATTACCTCTATAACCACTCGGTCAACGTAAGCATACTGTCTCTCTCCCTTGGCAAACAGATGAAGCTCAAGACCGAAGACCTTCACACGCTGGGTGTGGCAGGGCTCCTACACGACGTAGGCAAGACAGGCGTTTCCGAGGACATAATAAAGAAACCCGGCGGGCTTAGTTCCGAGGAATGGGAAAAAGTAAAGGAACACCCCGTGCTCGGCGCAAACATCACAAAAAGAATGGACGGCCTAAACGACACCATCTGCCGCATAATATTCGAACACCATGTCCGCTACGACAAGACCGGTTACCCCAAGGTCGAGAACGCAGTGCACCCGCTTAGCATAATCGTATGCGTTGCCGACGCCTACGACGCGCTCACTACCCTCAGGGTCTACCAGAAGCCGTATCAGCCTGTCGAGGCGATAAAGATACTCAAAGGGCTCTCCGGCAAGCACTTCGACCCGGCAACCATACTCGCCTTCGAGAACATGATAGGGATGTACCCGGTCGGAACGCTTGTAAGGCTTTCGACAAACGAGGTCGGCATAGTGACCAAGGTAAACAACGCCGCTTTCGACAAGCCCACGATAAAGATAATGTACTCTGCCGACGGCTCTGAGCTTCCAATGCCAAAGGAAACGGACCTGTCGGAAAACGCGCACGCAGCGCTCTCGATAGTGTCGCAGGTGGACCCGCTTGCAAGAAACGTCGACGCAGGGGCCTTTGTTGCAAAAGAAGCGGCAGGGGCGTAG
- a CDS encoding HEAT repeat domain-containing protein produces the protein MGNEFIDILLEVNKAVKTLHFYPEGHPNLATVISGGHGVITGVIAEKGEFNLKVEKKNILINDQPQPMTNPAVANIAKLFVLRKIKALQFLKSITQSDYSVFLSVLKLEPEDLFAKGGVESVFARGNVRGILLNEMTFEQLVDMQEKQDQTVEEELEEIEVSAEDAVKPDDAESSSSEEEIDPDSLAGLIKRIDAETDHMRYTDLSVRIKEKTDVLLKEKNYAEVFTALKQFFKHTLAQYAADTTIRETAATNVKALLTTEMVGYLVERLSEPADPNKSLIQHIFRHPGEEAINFLFEHLINTHSATIRRTIFNVLVRQGESVRAEVEKRLDDERWFVTRQMVSLLASLGAESSIERILKIYGHKDIRVKKEVLKTLSRVPLAGSAELLRTALKETDPGLKGQAIISLGMIRDEGSVEQLGDLANKGAEDAEMRKEAIKALGIIKTKTAIPQLAKLLAKKSWFGKETSEEFKILAVTSLAKIGGDEAMEIIMAAYKDSSGRLYNTCKRIIEGGKE, from the coding sequence ATGGGTAACGAATTTATAGACATACTACTTGAAGTGAACAAAGCTGTCAAGACACTTCACTTTTATCCTGAAGGACACCCCAACCTCGCAACCGTAATCTCCGGGGGCCACGGCGTCATAACCGGCGTCATAGCCGAAAAAGGAGAGTTCAATCTCAAGGTCGAGAAAAAAAACATCCTCATAAACGACCAGCCGCAGCCCATGACAAACCCGGCGGTAGCGAACATAGCAAAGCTTTTCGTCTTAAGAAAGATCAAGGCGCTTCAATTTCTTAAATCCATAACGCAGTCCGACTATAGCGTATTTCTAAGCGTATTGAAGCTCGAACCCGAAGACCTGTTTGCCAAGGGCGGGGTCGAGAGCGTGTTTGCGCGCGGCAACGTGCGCGGCATACTCTTAAACGAAATGACCTTTGAGCAGCTCGTGGACATGCAGGAAAAGCAAGACCAGACTGTCGAAGAAGAACTTGAAGAAATAGAGGTCTCGGCAGAGGACGCGGTAAAACCCGATGACGCAGAATCATCGTCAAGCGAAGAGGAAATAGACCCGGACAGCCTTGCCGGACTGATAAAGAGAATAGACGCCGAGACCGACCACATGAGGTACACGGATCTCTCTGTCAGAATAAAGGAAAAGACCGACGTCCTGCTTAAAGAAAAGAACTACGCCGAAGTGTTCACCGCGTTAAAACAGTTCTTCAAGCACACGCTAGCGCAATACGCAGCCGACACCACTATTCGCGAAACAGCGGCAACAAACGTAAAAGCCCTGCTTACAACAGAAATGGTCGGCTACCTCGTCGAAAGACTCTCGGAACCCGCCGATCCGAACAAGTCCCTGATACAGCATATATTCAGGCATCCGGGCGAAGAGGCCATAAACTTCCTCTTCGAGCACCTAATAAACACCCACAGCGCGACTATCAGGAGAACGATATTCAACGTGCTCGTAAGACAGGGCGAATCCGTACGCGCCGAAGTGGAAAAACGCCTGGATGACGAAAGGTGGTTCGTCACAAGACAGATGGTATCGCTGCTTGCCTCGCTCGGAGCGGAGAGCTCGATAGAGAGAATCCTCAAGATCTACGGCCACAAGGACATACGCGTAAAGAAAGAGGTATTAAAAACCCTCTCCCGCGTGCCGCTTGCCGGCTCGGCCGAGCTTTTAAGAACAGCGCTAAAGGAAACCGACCCCGGCCTCAAAGGGCAGGCCATAATATCGCTTGGCATGATACGCGACGAAGGCTCTGTAGAGCAGCTTGGCGACCTGGCCAATAAAGGCGCCGAGGACGCGGAAATGAGAAAAGAGGCCATAAAGGCTCTCGGCATCATAAAGACCAAGACGGCAATACCGCAGCTTGCCAAGCTTCTGGCGAAGAAATCCTGGTTCGGGAAGGAAACGAGCGAGGAGTTCAAGATACTTGCCGTTACTTCTCTTGCCAAGATAGGCGGCGACGAGGCAATGGAAATAATCATGGCCGCGTACAAGGACTCTAGCGGACGGCTCTACAACACCTGTAAGCGCATTATCGAGGGCGGCAAGGAGTAA
- the radA gene encoding DNA repair protein RadA gives MKRAQSKVIFACQECGHQSSKWLGRCPACNVWNSMVEERVSSEKKRGLKSSSGAHTSPTAITEVADVSEKRIITGIGEFDRVLGGGMVPGGVVLVGGDPGIGKSTLLLQALGQFSGKYGATVLYVSGEESEKQIRLRAERLGVVTDGMLVWSETSVEAITAKMEELSPAAVVIDSVQTVYSETIESSPGSVSQVRESGAIITSVAKKLDVPLFLVGHVTKDGAIAGPRVLEHMVDTVLYFEGKSGHVYRILRAVKNRYGSVMEIGVFEMKDSGLREVDNPSEVFLAERPKGASGSSVLASLEGTRTVLVEIQALVSPALFGVPRRTVVGVDFNKVLLLIAVLEKKAGISLTHHDVFVKVTGGLRIDEPAADLAVLAAIVSNFKEVPIDPRTVVFGEVGLAGEVRGVTRADSRIKEAEKLGFERCILPKDNLKGLDKGFKKAHTGVAHIKEALDAIFG, from the coding sequence ATGAAACGCGCCCAGTCCAAGGTCATATTCGCATGTCAGGAATGCGGTCATCAGAGTTCCAAGTGGTTGGGGCGCTGCCCTGCCTGCAACGTGTGGAACTCGATGGTCGAGGAGCGTGTCTCGTCCGAGAAAAAACGCGGCCTTAAGTCCTCCTCCGGCGCTCATACGTCCCCTACAGCCATAACCGAGGTTGCCGATGTCTCGGAAAAGCGCATAATTACAGGCATAGGCGAGTTCGACAGGGTGCTTGGCGGCGGCATGGTGCCGGGCGGCGTTGTGCTTGTCGGCGGGGACCCTGGAATCGGGAAATCAACGCTTCTTCTTCAGGCCCTCGGGCAGTTTTCCGGCAAATACGGCGCTACCGTGCTCTATGTATCAGGCGAGGAATCGGAAAAGCAGATAAGGCTTCGTGCCGAGCGTCTTGGCGTTGTCACAGATGGAATGCTTGTGTGGTCGGAGACCTCGGTAGAGGCCATAACAGCAAAGATGGAGGAGCTTTCACCCGCAGCCGTTGTCATAGATTCAGTGCAGACGGTGTATAGCGAGACAATCGAGAGCTCTCCGGGAAGTGTCAGCCAGGTAAGGGAGTCCGGGGCCATAATAACGTCGGTTGCAAAGAAGCTCGATGTGCCGCTATTTCTCGTAGGCCACGTCACGAAGGACGGCGCCATCGCAGGCCCGAGGGTGCTCGAGCACATGGTGGATACCGTGCTGTACTTCGAGGGTAAATCGGGGCACGTCTATAGGATTCTTCGTGCCGTGAAGAACCGCTACGGCTCGGTCATGGAAATCGGCGTTTTCGAGATGAAGGACTCGGGGCTGCGTGAAGTGGACAACCCCTCCGAGGTGTTTCTTGCCGAGAGGCCAAAAGGGGCCTCCGGCTCATCGGTGCTCGCAAGTCTCGAGGGCACGAGGACGGTGCTTGTAGAGATACAGGCCCTTGTCTCTCCTGCGCTCTTCGGGGTGCCAAGGCGCACGGTAGTTGGCGTTGACTTTAACAAGGTGCTTCTCCTTATAGCGGTGCTCGAGAAAAAGGCGGGCATCTCGCTTACCCATCACGACGTGTTTGTAAAGGTCACCGGAGGGCTTCGTATCGACGAGCCTGCGGCCGACCTCGCGGTCCTTGCTGCCATAGTGTCGAACTTTAAGGAAGTCCCTATAGACCCGAGGACAGTGGTGTTTGGCGAGGTCGGGCTCGCCGGAGAGGTAAGAGGCGTTACAAGGGCTGACTCTCGCATCAAGGAGGCAGAGAAGCTCGGGTTCGAGCGCTGCATACTTCCAAAGGACAATCTTAAAGGGCTTGATAAGGGCTTTAAGAAAGCGCACACAGGCGTTGCTCACATAAAGGAGGCGCTCGATGCGATTTTCGGCTAA